In the Thunnus albacares chromosome 10, fThuAlb1.1, whole genome shotgun sequence genome, gtgtgacatgtaaGGACCAAGAGAAGCTGCGATCAGCTGTTGAAGTGATTCTCAGTTCGTCCATTGGTATCGTGAGCTGCAGCAGTAACATGGACTTCAGAAATGCCTGCCTGAACAGCATGAAggtgtgaaaatatgaaaatatttgaaaatatatgTGTGGATCTAGTCAATTATATACAACATAATTTGACATGACTCGCAAAGATGTTATCAGGTCATCTGATACACTGCAAATATACctgttacatacagtacagggaTACATGTATATGCGTTGATAGCATGACAAAAGTCAGATGTGCATCCATAATGTATCTGTTTGTCAGGTGTCTGACACTCATGAACTGTCGGCCTCCCTCCGTGAATCACTGAGGACGGTGACATCATGGAAATTCATTCCCAAGGGCAGGTGTCACACTGCTCAGGTGAGCAAGATGAGATTGTTGATCACCAAACtgatactaaaaaaaaaacactttaatcctTCTAGATGTTGGATTTTGAACGTCACCAAACATGTGTTATTTCATTGCTTTTACAGATGGAAGAGCATCCTGAGAGTGATGAAGAGCCCACAAGAACAGAAATCTGAGAACgttgtgtgttttaaaagagTTCTTTTTCTGGTTGAAAGctgttaatataataatataatatatctgCAATTTAAGGCAGGTAGCAATGCATTTAGGAATTGTGCTGAGAATAGAAATATctatttaacttttaatttaaaacaaaatacatcttTTTCATTATAGTTTGTGTGTTACAGTAGATATTGCTTTAACATAGTTTTAAGACCAACATTGAACTGcagttttggattttttttgacataatCCTGTGTTGATACCCCTAAATAAACAATGTGGTACAATAACATGAGTATCTGTACAATATAATGTCCTTTAATACTAGTTGCAGGTTTCATGAAGTGTATAAAGCTTTACTGAGACTGTAAGGTTGTATTATATAGTAATGTAAGTTGTGGTATTGCATCTGGGTTCAAAACAAGTTAAACTGGGATATCAAGACTggttaaacaaatatatttcattgcTATGAGGGCAAAATTAGAATAAACACTAACAGTAAGCGGCAGCAGTGGCTTTTTGTGGCGCTGTGTCAGACTCCTGCCTGGCCATGGTGATTAGATATAGTTGATGTGGCGAGAAAGCTTTTGGATATAGTGGAAATTCCTGGATTACAGGAAGTGCAGGAGCTGTTGAAAGAGGTTTCCAGGCCCTCTCAGAGCCTAGAGTGAGAAGTTATATTAGAGAATGGGATGAGGGGTGGGGAtgaactttattttattttatatataatgatTTAGATATGAGAATTGAGTCTTACTTTCAATCTAGTAGAAGGCAGTAAAGCAACATTTTATATGCAAATCACCTCTAAAAATcaacaaagaagaagacaacAATTACAGGTTCAAAGGGctttatttaagtatttaaacAAAACAGGTTTCATGTCCAGAATATACCttctttgtaatgttttttttcgtttatttgttagtttttgttgtttaaagtaATGATGTTACACACTCCGGTACAGTAGGTGGCGGCATGCACCTCTAACTTTGGTTTGTAGTCCGACAgtaaaaccacagaagaagagcatTGTTTCGGATATGACGTAAATTCCGGCCGCCAACAGCGAGAGCCGTTTTTCGCggtaaaatgaaattatgttgAGATTTACTCCGAGCTCTTGTTTCCAGCACTTAACTCGAAGCTAATTTAtgtgatttctgtttttaaaaaaatctctttcaAGCGGTCGGTGTTGTTATGAAGTGAGAGcagaagctaacgttagccactgAAGCGTCGCCACAGCTCTGGACTTAACCAACGGTTGATCTCCAACACACTTTCGTCGTAATTTAGTAActataaaacttaaaaacaatgTCAGCGGTAACATCAGAAAGCTTAAAGTCAGAACTGGAAATGTTCGACATACCCTGCCATGATGACTCCGTCCTGGACAAGAGTAAGAAGCTAACTATTGTTAGTGATGTTTAGTCTCATCTGCTGCTAATTGATTACTGTCATATAACGTTACAGTATGTGACTGTTTTGTAATTACTTAAATTGGGTTTCTTGTCATTTCTCTATCATTACATGggcttttatgttgttttgtctcGCTCATTAACAACATCAACCTCCTCTGACTGCCAATTAAAATGTACCTTTTGGTCAAATGTGGCACATTTACCTCATGTCAGTGTTAATTAGTGTGTACTGtctgaattaaatgaaaatatgaaaaaaaataaaatttaagcCATTGTTATGTGAATCATGTGCTCAAGTAGTCAGCGTTGACCCTTCACCTCTTATTTATAATAGTCACAGTCATTGTTGTAATATCACATTCATGTTGTCTCTGTGTATGTACAGTCGCCTTGTTGTTTACCGGCTCTGCTTCCTTTCCTTCATATCTCCTCTGTCTTCAGTGGTGGAGCAGTGTATCTGTAACAGGATACAGGCGGATGAGATGGTGCTGGAGTGGGTGGCTTACAGCACCACGAAAGATGGACTAAAACTGACCATGGTCACTCTGGAACAATTTGAACATGAGGTGACCATGTTCATATTTTCTGAATAATTCATGATATATTCAATAAATACTTTTTGTGTCACTTTTGGATTGTGTTTCGGATATTATTGGTTTGACCTGGGCTCTCTACTGTCAGTGCACTGTCCTCAGCATCAGTTTGTATTTACAGTGTGTCCACTTTCTTGGCAGGTCTTAAACAAGAAGAATAAATCCAAACAAAGCTtcaaaagagaagaaactctTAACAGAACTAGAGACATCCACTCACTACAAGAATTGTATCCTTTGCAGTAAACTCTCAGCAACATTTTCACGTTAAATATCCAGCAACACCTCTTTCTGGAGTTCATCTGTCCGCTGTGATGCCCTTGTGTTACAAACCTTGACATATTGTGTGTTCAGAATCaaagctgaggaggaggaggagaatcTACTGGATGCCTACTCTACTCCTGCTAAGGTAAGCTGTAACTTTGACTTCAGAGAGTATTGTCCACAGTCTACtcttcaaaaaaaaactgtttgtcGGAGTAAGAACTAATGAAATTGCTGTGTGTAGTGGTATGATAGTGGCATGCTGAAACTACAGGGTTTCTTTTGGGGTCTGCACTTTTAAAGCTAAGCTGAGATAAAAGAAGTGTGGCTCACTAGCTGCCCctcttgtttacattttctttatatAGATATGTTTTTAAGAGCTTGCTCACTTAGTATCCTCTAccctgtctttgtgtgtttgtgtagggtTCTCAGAAACGAGCGTTAACCACCCCAGAACACCCTCAATCGAAGAGGAGTGTAGCTCTGCTGGCCAGCCCTGGCCTGCTGTTGTCTCCTGCCAGCTTCTCTCCCAGGTACACAACAATACACAGCAACAGTCAGAAAGCTGCTGAAAAACAGCAGTTTCTAGTTCTGATGGTGGTTCACTTTTATCATATCCTAACAACTATTTAGTcttaaaatcattttctctcttcatttaAGTAGACATCAGCTTGTGTGGTCATATTTCTTGTTTCCAAATTGGTATACAGAGCTGCTCTTTGTTACAAAGAGACTTAGTTGTTGctgattttattctttctttaattTATATAATAGTAAGTGCTAAACCACAAATATAAATACCATAATAATGGTGAGAATCCAAAGATGCAGGATAGTCTTTAATTCTTACTACTGACCTGCTTGTTCAAATGAGTTTGACACACTCTCCAAATGGTTATTTAACAAATTGAAGTGAAAACATCACACAGCCTAAGTGTCAGGATAGTAAATTACACTGATCACTTAACCACCATCACTTGTTCTGGTGAACATTAGTTGTCACCTGACTCaacttttcttctcctctgtctttgcAGTGCAACTCCCTCACAGAAGTACAGCCAGCGTGGTGGGAAAGGAGAGGTGGTGGTCACGTTCGGGGCTGTGCAGGGAACACGCTGGGTTGGCAGGAAGGCTCCTGGTGTAGGAGTCCAGCTGGAGCTGCTGGAAGGGCCTGAAGACAGCCTCCGCTGCAGCTACAAGTACATGTTCCAGAGGCTACGCGACGTTCGAAATGGTgagagaaatttaaaaaaaaaaaacaaaacagaagtgCCTGTGAAGTCATAAAACTACAAAGAAGAGAGTTAATTGTATGATGTTACAGTTTGGTATATATTTTAGAGTTgtagaggaaagaaaaaacactaaCAAGTGGCAGTGACCGTGGTggactttttcctttttcatgtAACCATACATAAAAAGTGCCATACATACACAACACTGAgttcattataaactgaaaacatgctcGCCTGAAATGTACAGTctgattatataaataaagacagtaCCTTATGACTTTTTTGTACTTATTGCCCATTTATAATACAGATCTTTGCATTTGTGTTCCTCAGTGTTGACAGAGAAGATTGAGGAGCTGGGTGAAGGCCTCCGGACACACTTTAACATCGAAGAGTTCTCCCCTGTCTCTCTGCCAGCACAGGTACAGAGATGTAACTGTTATTAAAAAATGGTAAAATCACAGAAGCTTAAACCTTTTAATTTCCAAAGATTTTGGAAAAATCAcagatattttgtattttctctatattttatcatcttaaaACTTGTCAGActcacatgtttgtttgttgggttttttaaCCAGTCAGCTGATAGGTTCacaggctttttaaaaaactaaactaaataatGAGTGTACAGTTTTGCTGCTCAGCACTGAACTTTGTACATTTGAAtcatctgttcattcatttgatGCAGGCAGATGTTATTCATGAATGTAAATGTTCTCATCtgttataaaacaataattgtATAAACATCATGGTATGTGGACCCCTGCCAGTAAAAAGTGCTCAGCTTGACTACTCACTGTGACTCCACACTagcttatttatatatattacatttgtataattaacACTTTCCTGACTGCTCAGCTTGATGTTTACTTCTCTCCACCTGTAGGACAGTATAACTGTGTTGGGTCAGGTGTGCTGTGACAGTAATGGAAAACTGAACGCACAGTCAGTTCTGTTGGAGGCAGGACCAGAGCAAGGTGGTCAGCAAGTACCTGTGGACCTATCAGAGCTCAAAGAGTACTCCCTGTTTCCTGGTCAGGTGAGCAGAAGGAAACGTCTTGTCTTGACAGATTAACCTACAAATGAAACTGCTTTGATAGCCCTTTTTTGAAAAGCATTAAGAAATATTTTTGACATCAATGACTCTGTGCGATTTCTGCCATTTAGTAGTAAATGGTGGTCTCTCCTTTGCCTGTGCACTGAGTTTGTGTGCAGCAGGTTATATGGCCACCAAGAGTAACAGAGCATGCCAAGGACCTGGGCTGGAGACTCACCCAGCGTCTGACCGAGAActctgacaacaacaacaaccattCCCAGCCTGTCACAGGCCAAATGCTCCTCCTTCTTATTCACTTGTTGCCTTGATTGCATCTCTTTCCAAATGTGTCAGGGAGCATTTATCTTGGAGTATAGATTGATCTCCTCGTCTGTCATATTTTCTCaggtggtggtgatggaggGGATGAACACAACAGGAAGAAAACTGATGGCTTCTAAACTCCATGAGGTCAGCTACAGTTTAACCCATTTCCTAAGTTCTTACAATGTATTGCAGTCTAAAATAATGCAATATTTATCGAAACATTGTTTGAACATTCAAATTAGATGGAACAGAGTATCTCAGCTTTTAGAGTGGGGTGTATCTGAGTATCTTCTgttaatatttttgtctttttcagggAGTCCCTCTGCCCTTCTACACTTCTGAGGTGAAAATGGAGATGGATGAAGGTAAGGAGTGATGTTGGTTTTATATTGCACAATACAGACATCAATGCATCCTGCTACTGACTATCATAATTGTACTATGCACCTTTCTCATGGTTTTCTGTCTGtaacattttctgtaaatccaatgactaaaaaaagaacatgaacATACAGAAAGCTTTGATCTACAAAGGAAGGCATGACTGGAGTCGCTTTCACATCCATGAAAACACTCTTTTCTTATGTAACTCCAGATCCCATGAATGTCCTGGTGGCCTGCGGACCGTACACACCTTCTGACagcctgacctttgaccctttgCTGGACCTAATCAATGTCATTGTCAGGGACCGTCCTGATGTCTGCCTGCTGGTATGGTTTCTCTTTTTGCTGCATTACAATCTGTAGTTCTTCCACATATGCTCATATctgttcctcttctcttctccagTTGGGCCCATTCGTGGATTCCAAACATGAACAAATTGAGGTACGTTCAACAGTTTGTGTCCTCGTCCGAGATTACTCTCCTGTTCAGGAACTAATATTTAGCATTCAAGTCAAAAAAA is a window encoding:
- the pola2 gene encoding DNA polymerase alpha subunit B gives rise to the protein MSAVTSESLKSELEMFDIPCHDDSVLDKMVEQCICNRIQADEMVLEWVAYSTTKDGLKLTMVTLEQFEHEVLNKKNKSKQSFKREETLNRTRDIHSLQELIKAEEEEENLLDAYSTPAKGSQKRALTTPEHPQSKRSVALLASPGLLLSPASFSPSATPSQKYSQRGGKGEVVVTFGAVQGTRWVGRKAPGVGVQLELLEGPEDSLRCSYKYMFQRLRDVRNVLTEKIEELGEGLRTHFNIEEFSPVSLPAQDSITVLGQVCCDSNGKLNAQSVLLEAGPEQGGQQVPVDLSELKEYSLFPGQVVVMEGMNTTGRKLMASKLHEGVPLPFYTSEVKMEMDEDPMNVLVACGPYTPSDSLTFDPLLDLINVIVRDRPDVCLLLGPFVDSKHEQIEKAQVTETFEAIFSRCIESIVDGTKSVGCRLVFVPSQRDINHHFIYPQPPFTVPNLKDQAQRVTLVPDPCTLLIDGVTFGLTSTDILFHMGAEEISCGTGSDRFSRILKHMLTQRSYYPLYPPVEEVNMDYEKFQSFGQMPITPDVLIIPSELRYFVKDVIGCVCVNPGRLTKGQVGGTYGRLLIQRSASSEDQKRVSPCLAAQVVKI